The genomic segment GCATTCACGCACCCGCGTTGTCAAACTGTGCGGATGCCCCGGGACACCGACCCCCGCCTGCTGCGCGCCTTCGCCGCCGTCGCCGACGAGTTGCACTTCACCCGCGCCGCGGCCCGGCTCTATGTCGCCCAGCAGGCGCTCAGCCGCGACATCCGGCGACTGGAAACCGTGCTCGGCACCGAACTCTTCGTCCGCACCACGCGCAGCGTCGAACTGACGGCCGCGGGGAAGCGCCTGCTGCCGTACGCGCGGCGCGTGCTGGAGGCCCACGACGACCTGATCGCCGCCTGCGCCGAGGCGGAGGCGGACCGGCCGCTGCTCGTCGACATCGGGGAGCGGGTGTCGACCGGCAATCTGGTCCTGGAGGAGGCCCGCCGGATCGCACCGGCCGCCGGCCCGGAGTTCTATGCGTCCTGCCACGCGGGGCTCACCGGTGCCGCGGCCGATCTCCTCGCGGGCCGGCTCGACGTGTCCTTCGGCCGGATCGCCGGCCTCGACCCGGCCGTCCGCGCCCGTCTGGCCCATCTGCCCGTGCGGTACGAGCCGATGGCCGTGGTGCTGCCCGCGGCCCACCGGCTCGCGGCACTGCCGGCGGTCCCGCTCGACGCGCTCGCCGGTGAGGCCGTCTACGCGGCGGCGGGCAACGACGAGACCGCCGAGTGGACCGGTCTCGCCGAGCGGCTCTTCGCCGGCCGGGGCATCGCCGTCGCGCCGCCGCTGCCGCCGATCCAGGGCCGGGACGAGTTCACCCGCGTGATGGGCAAACTGGGCCGGCCCGTCCTCGCGACCTCCCAGTTCATCGAGATGCCCGGCATGGTGCTGCGGCCGCTCACGGACCCCGTGCCGCTGTCACCGGTCGCGATGGTGTGGCGCCGTGGAATCCGTCACCCGGGACTGGGTTTTCTGCGGACGGCGGCGGCAGCGCTCGCAGCCGGACACGCGTGGCTCGTCAAGCCGGTCGGGTCGTGGCTCCCGGACGAGGACGAAGCCGTCATGTCCCGCTGACCGGCCGTCCCCGGCTCCGGCCCACCGGGCGGGCGGCGGCCCGCACCCACCGCCGGGGCGCGGCCGCCGGCGCTCACACGGAGCGTGACCGCCGGGTGAGAGCAAGGTTGCGTGACGGTCACCTGACGCCACGGCCGTGAAACGCGCCGTCCCTAGCGTCGGACGCACGGAGCCGGCTCGACCCGGCCCGGTTCCCGAAACCTGTGGAGGCGTGATGACTGCCGCGACGACCGCGCACAAGGGAGGCCGCTGGATCGAGCGGTGGGACCCCGAGAACGAGCAGTTCTGGGAGGCGGAGGGGAAGCACATCGCCAAACGGAACCTGATCTTCTCGGTGATGTCCGAGCACATCGGGTTCTCGGTGTGGAGCATGTTCTCCGTCCTCGCCCTGTTCATGGGGCCCGAGTACGGCGTCGACCCGGCCGGGAAGTTCTTCCTGGTGGCGGTCGCGAGCCTGGTCGGCGCCACGCTGCGGGTGCCCTACGGCTTCGCGGTCGCCCGGTTCGGCGGCCGCAACTGGACGATCTTCAGCGCGGCGATGCTGCTCGTGCCCACCATCGCGCTGCTGATCGTCATGGAGCCCGGCACCTCGTACTCGACCTTCATGCTGGTCGCGGTGCTCACCGGGGTCGGCGGCGCCAACTTCGCCTCCTCGATGACCAACATCAACAGCTTCTACCCGCTGCGCCTCAAGGGCTGGGCGCTGGGGATGAACGCGGGCGGCGGCAACATCGGCGTCGCCGTGGTCCAGCTCCTGGGCCTGCTGATCATCGCGATCGCCGGCGCGGCCAACCCGCGCGTCCTGCTCGGCGTCTACATTCCGCTGATCATCGCGGCCACCGTGTGCAGCGCGCTCTACATGAACAACCTCGGCCCGGTGAAGAACGACGGCGGAGCGGCCAGGGAAGCTGTCAAGGACCGTCACACCTGGATCATGTCCTTCCTTTACATCGGCACCTTCGGCTCCTTCATCGGCTACAGCTTCGCCTTCGGGCTCGTGCTCACCGCCCAGTTCGGCCGCACGCCCCTGCAGGCCGCCTCGCTGACCTTCATCGGCCCTCTGCTCGGCTCGCTGATCCGCCCGGTCGGCGGGAAGCTGGCGGACCGGCTCGGCGGCGCCCGGGTCACCCTGGTGAACTTCGCGCTGATGACGGCGGCGGTCGGCGTGGTCGTCACCGCCTCGTTCCAGGCGTCGCTGCCCCTGTTCATCGGCGGATTCATCGTCCTGTTCGTCCTCACCGGCATCGGCAACGGCTCCACCTACAAGATGATCCCGGGCATCTACCGGGCCAAGGCCACGGCCAAGGGCCTCACCGGCGAGGCGGCGGACGTCTACGCCCGGCGGCTGTCCGGTGCCTCCATGTCGCTGATCGGCGCCATCGGCGCGTTCGGCGGCCTCGGCATCAACCTCGCCCTGCGCCAGTCCTTCCTCACCTCGCAGTCCGGCACCACGGCCTTCGTCTTCTTCCTCGGCTACTACGTGGTGTGTTCCGCCGTGACCTGGGCCGTATACCTCCGCAGGCCGGCGGCCGCCGCGGAGCCGGCCGGCCACGCGGAGCGGCCGCAGCGGCAGCCCGTCTACGCCGAGGTGTGAGCCCGGTGCGCGCGGTCCGGCGAGAGCCCCGGGCCGCGCGCACCGCCGTCCCCGCGTAACACCGGGGAAATCCCGCCGAACCGGCAAGGACACCGGGGCTTGGGAAGATGGGGGTACGGCCCGGCCGGCCGCCGCGCGCGGACGGACCGGCCGGCGGAGGCCCCGCCCAGGCCGACCGGACCGAGCAGGAACCCCCAGCTGAGCGAGGCAGACCCCATGCAGGACCCGACCCCGCAGCCCTCACCGCCGGCCCCCGGCCGCCCGGGCGGCCCGGAGCCGGACGCACCCGGGCCCGCCCCCACGGCCGGCGGCGCCGCCCCGCCCCAGGCACCGCCGGGCTCCCCGCCCGCCCCCGGCCCGCTGGCCGGTTTCACCGTCGGCATCACCGCCGCCCGGCGCGCCGAGGAACTGGGCGCGCTGCTGGAGCGCCGGGGCGCCACCGTGCTGCACGCCCCCGCCATCCGCATCGTGCCGCTGCCGGACGACACCGAACTGCTCGCCGCCACCAAGGACCTGATCGCCGACGCCCCGGACATCGTCGTCGCCACCACGGCCATCGGCTTCCGCGGCTGGATCGAGGCCGCCGACGGCTGGGGGCTCGGCGAGGAGCTGACCGCACGGCTGCGCGGGGTGGAACTCCTCGCCCGCGGGCCCAAGGTGCGCGGCGCCATCCGCGCCGCCGGGCTGACCGAGAGCTGGTCGCCGGCCTCGGAATCGATGGCGGAGGTCCTGGACCGGCTGCTCGCCGAGGGCGTCGCGGACCGCCGGCTGGCCGTACAACTGCACGGCGAGCCGCTGCCCGGCTTCGTGGAGGCGCTGCGCGAGGCGGGCGCCGAGGTCGTCGGCGTGCCCGTCTACCGCTGGCTCCCGCCGGAGGACATCGGTCCCGTCGACCGGCTGCTGGACGCCACGGTCGCCCGCTCCCTGGACGCCGTCACCTTCACCAGCGCGCCCGCCGCCGCCGGACTGCTCGAACGCGCCCGCGACCGGGGCCTGCTGGAGCCGCTGCTGGAGGCGCTCCGCCACGACGTGCTGGCCGCCTGTGTGGGCCCGGTGACGGCGATGCCGCTGCTGGAGCACGGCATCCAGGCCGTGCGCCCGGAACGCTTCCGGCTCGGCCCGCTGGTGCAGCTGCTCTGCCGGGAACTCCCGGCCCGGGCCGGTGTGCTGCCGGTCGCGGGCCACCGGCTCGACATCCGGGGGCACGCCGCCCTGGTCGACGGCGAGCTGCGCGCCGTGCCGCCCGCGGGCATGGCGCTGCTGCGGGCGCTGGCCCGCCGCCCGGGCTGGGTGGTCTCCCGGGCCGAACTGCTGCGTGCGCTGCCGGGGGCGGGCCGCGACGAGCACGCCGTGGAGACGGCGATGGCACGGCTCCGTACGGCGCTGGGCACGCCCAAGCTGATCCAGACGGTGGTCAAGCGGGGCTACCGGCTGGCGCTGGACACCGCGTCCGACTCCAAGTACGCCGAGAACGAAGGCCCTTGACCCTCGGGCCGGGGCCCTCGGCCTTCGGGACGGCCCGGTGACGGAGGGCGGCCGCGTTCTAAGCTCGGGCCATGTCGCATCAGCAGCCACCCGCCGGTCCGCCGGACCACCACCAGGGGCAGGGATACGGCCAGGGCCACGTTCCGCCGGTCCCGCCCGCACCCGGGGCCGCGTCGCCGTATCCCGGCGGCCCCGCGCCGTATCCGCAGAGCCCGCCCGCC from the Streptomyces xinghaiensis S187 genome contains:
- a CDS encoding LysR family transcriptional regulator; translation: MPRDTDPRLLRAFAAVADELHFTRAAARLYVAQQALSRDIRRLETVLGTELFVRTTRSVELTAAGKRLLPYARRVLEAHDDLIAACAEAEADRPLLVDIGERVSTGNLVLEEARRIAPAAGPEFYASCHAGLTGAAADLLAGRLDVSFGRIAGLDPAVRARLAHLPVRYEPMAVVLPAAHRLAALPAVPLDALAGEAVYAAAGNDETAEWTGLAERLFAGRGIAVAPPLPPIQGRDEFTRVMGKLGRPVLATSQFIEMPGMVLRPLTDPVPLSPVAMVWRRGIRHPGLGFLRTAAAALAAGHAWLVKPVGSWLPDEDEAVMSR
- a CDS encoding nitrate/nitrite transporter; protein product: MTAATTAHKGGRWIERWDPENEQFWEAEGKHIAKRNLIFSVMSEHIGFSVWSMFSVLALFMGPEYGVDPAGKFFLVAVASLVGATLRVPYGFAVARFGGRNWTIFSAAMLLVPTIALLIVMEPGTSYSTFMLVAVLTGVGGANFASSMTNINSFYPLRLKGWALGMNAGGGNIGVAVVQLLGLLIIAIAGAANPRVLLGVYIPLIIAATVCSALYMNNLGPVKNDGGAAREAVKDRHTWIMSFLYIGTFGSFIGYSFAFGLVLTAQFGRTPLQAASLTFIGPLLGSLIRPVGGKLADRLGGARVTLVNFALMTAAVGVVVTASFQASLPLFIGGFIVLFVLTGIGNGSTYKMIPGIYRAKATAKGLTGEAADVYARRLSGASMSLIGAIGAFGGLGINLALRQSFLTSQSGTTAFVFFLGYYVVCSAVTWAVYLRRPAAAAEPAGHAERPQRQPVYAEV
- a CDS encoding uroporphyrinogen-III synthase; this encodes MQDPTPQPSPPAPGRPGGPEPDAPGPAPTAGGAAPPQAPPGSPPAPGPLAGFTVGITAARRAEELGALLERRGATVLHAPAIRIVPLPDDTELLAATKDLIADAPDIVVATTAIGFRGWIEAADGWGLGEELTARLRGVELLARGPKVRGAIRAAGLTESWSPASESMAEVLDRLLAEGVADRRLAVQLHGEPLPGFVEALREAGAEVVGVPVYRWLPPEDIGPVDRLLDATVARSLDAVTFTSAPAAAGLLERARDRGLLEPLLEALRHDVLAACVGPVTAMPLLEHGIQAVRPERFRLGPLVQLLCRELPARAGVLPVAGHRLDIRGHAALVDGELRAVPPAGMALLRALARRPGWVVSRAELLRALPGAGRDEHAVETAMARLRTALGTPKLIQTVVKRGYRLALDTASDSKYAENEGP